Proteins from a single region of Oreochromis niloticus isolate F11D_XX linkage group LG7, O_niloticus_UMD_NMBU, whole genome shotgun sequence:
- the enoph1 gene encoding enolase-phosphatase E1 isoform X1 codes for MATVSIPACTSALLLDIEGTTTPITFVKDILFPYIKEHLEDYLSTHWEEDECKQDVHLLKKQIEEDMKQNRACPVHTVDQTVHTDEEKAIREVIENVLWQMAADRKSTALKQFQGHMWRAAYASGRIKGEVYQDVVPSIRTWRARGLKVYIYSSGSVEAQKLLFGYSVEGDLLELFDGHFDTSIGAKVDAKSYERITERIGCQPEEITFLTDVTREAKAAEEAGINVVVVVRPGNMELTDEERAHYNLITSFSQLQLTGHA; via the exons ATGGCCACTGTTTCTATTCCTGCCTGCACTAGTGCCCTGCTGCTCGACATTGAAGGCACCACCACACCGATTACATTTGTGAAG GATATCCTTTTTCCGTACATCAAAGAGCATCTTGAGGATTACCTGTCCACTCACTGGGAAGAAGACGAGTGCAAACAAGATGTTCATCTACTAAAGAAACAG ATTGAAGAGGACATGAAACAGAACCGGGCGTGTCCTGTGCACACTGTGGACCAGACAGTTCACACAGATGAGGAGAAGGCCATTAGGGAAGTAATAGAAAATGTTCTGTGGCAGATGGCGGCAGACAGGAAGTCCACAGCACTCAAACAGTTTCAGGGTCACATGTGGAGGGCAGCTTATGCATCTGGGAGAATCAAAGGCGA GGTCTATCAGGATGTAGTTCCATCCATCAGAACATGGAGAGCACGTGGCCTGAAAGTCTACATCTACTCCTCTGGAAGCGTGGAGGCACAGAAACTTCTATTTGGATACTCTGTTGAAGGAGATCTTCTAGAA ttatttGACGGTCACTTTGACACCAGTATAGGGGCTAAAGTAGATGCAAAGAGCTATGAGAGAATTACAGAGAGGATCGGCTGTCAGCCTGAGGAAATCACATTCCTGACAGACGTCACCCGGG AGGCCAAAGCTGCAGAAGAAGCCGGCATTAATGTTGTGGTGGTGGTCAGGCCTGGAAACATGGAGCTGACAGATGAGGAGAGGGCCCATTATAACCTCATTACCTCCTTTAGCCAACTTCAGCTTACAGGACATGCTTAA
- the enoph1 gene encoding enolase-phosphatase E1 isoform X2 — protein MKQNRACPVHTVDQTVHTDEEKAIREVIENVLWQMAADRKSTALKQFQGHMWRAAYASGRIKGEVYQDVVPSIRTWRARGLKVYIYSSGSVEAQKLLFGYSVEGDLLELFDGHFDTSIGAKVDAKSYERITERIGCQPEEITFLTDVTREAKAAEEAGINVVVVVRPGNMELTDEERAHYNLITSFSQLQLTGHA, from the exons ATGAAACAGAACCGGGCGTGTCCTGTGCACACTGTGGACCAGACAGTTCACACAGATGAGGAGAAGGCCATTAGGGAAGTAATAGAAAATGTTCTGTGGCAGATGGCGGCAGACAGGAAGTCCACAGCACTCAAACAGTTTCAGGGTCACATGTGGAGGGCAGCTTATGCATCTGGGAGAATCAAAGGCGA GGTCTATCAGGATGTAGTTCCATCCATCAGAACATGGAGAGCACGTGGCCTGAAAGTCTACATCTACTCCTCTGGAAGCGTGGAGGCACAGAAACTTCTATTTGGATACTCTGTTGAAGGAGATCTTCTAGAA ttatttGACGGTCACTTTGACACCAGTATAGGGGCTAAAGTAGATGCAAAGAGCTATGAGAGAATTACAGAGAGGATCGGCTGTCAGCCTGAGGAAATCACATTCCTGACAGACGTCACCCGGG AGGCCAAAGCTGCAGAAGAAGCCGGCATTAATGTTGTGGTGGTGGTCAGGCCTGGAAACATGGAGCTGACAGATGAGGAGAGGGCCCATTATAACCTCATTACCTCCTTTAGCCAACTTCAGCTTACAGGACATGCTTAA
- the tmem150c gene encoding transmembrane protein 150C isoform X1 has product MLNFSLWALLPPIYSVCTATGLWTVYFIAVYNKNITPLGSEYRRRNGSLYPPYISIAGNFPPASCVFSEVMNLAAFVGFFIAVFRYLQLKGKIDKPWLNISSLVVFSISSFGMTIVGNFQVFTEENIHNIGTIMVFGLGTLFCWLQSYITLRVNLKNEGKMAAIARFLLSGSITLCMILYFSLMSQRLHMHASRCQWVLVMILLIFISTFAIEFRHSSFSILCTDRPGYPFRCSETSEVPM; this is encoded by the exons ATGCTGAATTTCAGCCTGTGGGCTCTTCTGCCTCCCATCTACTCTGTTTGTACTGCTACTGGACTGTGGACGGT GTACTTCATAGCTGTTTACAATAAGAACATAACACCGCTGGGTTCAGAATACAG GAGAAGAAATGGCTCCCTTTATCCTCCCTACATCAG TATTGCAGGCAACTTTCCTCCAGCCAGCTGTGTCTTCAGTGAAGTCATGAACCTAGCAGCATTTGTAG ggttttttattGCCGTTTTCAGATACCTGCAGCTGAAGGGCAAAATTGACAAACCTTGGCTGAACATTTCTAGTTTGGTGGTTTTTTCTATTAGCTCCTTTGGAATGACCATTGTAGGAAATTTTCAG GTATTCACTGAGGAAAACATTCACAACATTGGCACCATTATGGTGTTTGGACTGGGAACCTTGTTCTGCTGGCTGCAGTCCTATATCACCCTGAGAGTTAACCTGAAGAATGAGGGGAAGATGGCTGCCATCGCTCGATTCCTGTTGTCTGGATCCATCACTCTTTGCATGATACTTT ACTTCTCCCTGATGTCTCAACGCCTTCACATGCATGCAAGTCGATGCCAGTGGGTGCTCGTCATGATCTTGCTCATCTTCATCAGCACTTTTGCCATCGAGTTTCGTCACAGCAGCTTCAGTATTCTGTGCACAGACAGACCAGGGTATCCCTTCCGTTGCTCAGAAACCTCTGAAGTGCCCATGTAG
- the tmem150c gene encoding transmembrane protein 150C isoform X2 — protein sequence MLNFSLWALLPPIYSVCTATGLWTVYFIAVYNKNITPLGSEYRRRNGSLYPPYISIAGNFPPASCVFSEVMNLAAFVGFFIAVFRYLQLKGKIDKPWLNISSLVVFSISSFGMTIVGNFQVFTEENIHNIGTIMVFGLGTLFCWLQSYITLRVNLKNEGKMAAIARFLLSGSITLCMILCILLLGIKRRIYS from the exons ATGCTGAATTTCAGCCTGTGGGCTCTTCTGCCTCCCATCTACTCTGTTTGTACTGCTACTGGACTGTGGACGGT GTACTTCATAGCTGTTTACAATAAGAACATAACACCGCTGGGTTCAGAATACAG GAGAAGAAATGGCTCCCTTTATCCTCCCTACATCAG TATTGCAGGCAACTTTCCTCCAGCCAGCTGTGTCTTCAGTGAAGTCATGAACCTAGCAGCATTTGTAG ggttttttattGCCGTTTTCAGATACCTGCAGCTGAAGGGCAAAATTGACAAACCTTGGCTGAACATTTCTAGTTTGGTGGTTTTTTCTATTAGCTCCTTTGGAATGACCATTGTAGGAAATTTTCAG GTATTCACTGAGGAAAACATTCACAACATTGGCACCATTATGGTGTTTGGACTGGGAACCTTGTTCTGCTGGCTGCAGTCCTATATCACCCTGAGAGTTAACCTGAAGAATGAGGGGAAGATGGCTGCCATCGCTCGATTCCTGTTGTCTGGATCCATCACTCTTTGCATGATACTTTGTATCCTTTTACTTGGTATAAAGAGAAGAATCTACTCAT aa